Below is a genomic region from Spartinivicinus marinus.
TAGCGAATTGTACCAGTAAGCGTTATGCCATAAATAAAGCCAGAATGGTACGACTAGCAACTTATAGTAAGCAGTGTCTAGTTTCATTAAGAGAAAGCCTGGCGTTAAATTTTGAAGGCCGAGAGCTAGGCACACTACAGTTGTTTCGGACAGCCAAACAATTACGTGCAATTGATAAAGACATCAAAGTGCTTGAACAGTATCAAGTGCCTTATGAGCGTTTAGATGTGGCAGGTTGTATTAATATTGAGCCAGCACTAAGTGATCAGCAACATAAAATAGTGGGTGGCTTACGGCTACCCTATGATGAAACTGGGGATTGCTATTTGTTTAGTCAGGTATTGATGGAGCAGGCTAAACAGTTGGGTGCCACCTTTTTATTTAATAAAAAAATATTAGGTATCAATGCAACCAGTACTGAGGTAAAGAACCTGGTCTTAGAAGAGGGTGTTATTGATGGTGACTGCTATGTAGTGGCGCTAGGCGCTTACAGCCCAGCTTTATTAACGTGGTTGGGGATCAAATTACCTGTTTATCCTGTAAAAGGTTATTCGCTGACGATTCCTATCCAAAATACTGAAATGGCACCCTGCTCAACGGTAATGGATGAAACCTACAAAGTGGCGGTGACTCGTTTTGATCAGCGACTAAGAGTAGGAGGGACAGCTGAGCTGGCAGGGTTTGACCTTTCTCTACAGGAGGCGAGACGCAAGACGCTTGCCTATGTAGTATCAGATTTATTTCCCAATGCTGGCAATGTGACAGACAGCGAGTTTTGGGCAGGATTACGACCAATGACGCCTGATGGAACCCCAGTGGTCGGCTCAACGTCGTTGACTAACTTATATTTAAATACAGGACATGGTACGTTAGGCTGGACTATGTGCTGTGGTTCTGCCAAATTGCTAGCTGACCAAATAACAGGAAATACACCAGAAATTGATCCTGAAGGGTTAGCAATTAGTCGCTACAGTAAATAAGGTAGCTGTAAATAGTAGTTGAATAACTGATTTATGTGGTAATTGAATTGAATGAGTCGTCCTACCAAAGCGGTAGTTAATTTATCCGCCATTCGCCATAACTACCAGTTAGCGAAGCAATTAACCAAACAGCCGGCACTTGCTGTCATTAAAGCAGATGCATATGGGCATGGTGCAACTGCTGTAGCGTTGGCATTGCAAGATATTGCTGATGGCTTTGCTGTAGCTTGTATTGAAGAAGCCTTGCAACTGCGAAGGGTTGGTATTAGTCAGCCAGTCTTATTACTAGAAGGTTTTTTTACCCAAGATGAATTGGCGGTTATTGCTGAGCAACAGTTTGCTTGTGTTGTACATAACCAATGGCAGTTACAGGCATTACTTGCAGAACCTTTAAGTAAGCCGATTAATGTGTGGTTGAAGTTTGATAGTGGTATGCATCGTTTAGGGTTGTCGGCAAATGATTATTTAACTGCTTATCAGCAATTGCTCCACTCGCCCAATGTACAACAAGTGATTTGCATGACCCATTTGGCTAGTGCAGATGAGCTGACTGATCCCATGACCCATGATCAATTAGCCCGCTTCAAGCAACTGGTGCAACCTTTAAATGCCTCAGTTAGCGTAGCCAACTCAGCTGCTGTATTGGGTTGGCCTGAAACCTATCTGGGTTGGGTTAGGCCTGGTATTATGCTGTATGGTGCCTCCCCATTTGTGAAAAAACAACCTGATTCTGCTACAGCACTACAAACAGCAATGACACTACAGTCATCACTAATTGCGATAAAAACCATAAAAAAAGGAGATACTGTAGGATATGGAGCAACCTATCAAGCGCCTGAAACAATGTATATGGGGGTAGTGGCCATTGGTTATGGAGATGGTTACCCGCGTCATGCCAGGTCAGGTACTCCTTTGTTAGTCAATGGCGTTCGCTGCCCACTGATTGGAAGGGTCTCAATGGATATGTTGGCTGTCGACTTGCGCCCGGTAGCGACTAATGTTCAACTAAATGATCCAGTGGTACTGTGGGGAGGAGGGGAGTTGCCAGCTCATGAGGTAGCAGAGTGGGCAGACACTATAGCCTATGAGTTATTCACAGGAATAACGCGGCGCATAAAAGTGGAATATATGACCAATATGAGTGATCTCTAGGTGAGGAATAAAGGCAACAAAACCTAGAAATCATGCCTGAAGGTATACCCATCACAAATGATTTATCAACATTATTGATGTATGCAAAACCATTTACGAAGCATATATAACTTAAAAAAACGATTGTTGTCTAATAGTAGGCAAATAATACTATTTGTTCACACTTGATCTGAAAAGGGTTTTGCTTGAGTCAACTTTTAGGGGTATTGTTTTGCGAATTACTGGTGAGAAGAAATAAGGCCGTTGAGGAGTCAGCATGAAGCTCCAGTCAGTTAATCCTTTTAACCAAGAACTGCTTGATGAATTCGAGGTGTTTGATAATAACAGCTTGGAGCAAGCAATAACTAAAGCTGATCAGGCTTTTAATCATTGGCGTCAGTTTACTTATAGTAAAAGAGCTGATGCTTTAAAAAGACTAGCCAGTCTACTAAAAAAACAACGTGACTCACTTGCAAAGTTAATTACTTGCGAAATGGGGAAGCTTTATAAAGAAGCGTTGGCAGAAGTTGATAAGTGTGCGTTGGCTTGTGAGTATTATGCAGATAATGCTGAGCCAATGTTAGCACCGGTGCAAGTGGCTACTGATGCTAGCCGCAGCTATATTACTTATCAGCCACTCGGAATTATTATGGCGGTAATGCCATGGAATTTCCCTTTTTGGCAGGTTTTTCGGTTTTTAGTTCCTGTATTAATGGCTGGTAATACAGCTGTGCTTAAACATGCTTCTAATGTGCCTCAATGTGCTTTAGCTATTGAGCGATTAGTAAAAGAAGCAGGTTTACCGGAAGGGTGTTTTCGCACTTTAATGATAGGCTCAAATAAAGTAGAGCAAATCATTGCTGATAAACGTATTAAAGGCGTAGCACTGACAGGCAGTGAATTAGCAGGGAGGCAAGTTGCCAAATTAGCAGGGTATAACTTGAAAAAGTCTGTGATGGAACTGGGTGGGTCTGATGCGTTTATTGTATTAGATGATGCCGATTTAAATATCACTATTCCAACGGCAGTGACATCTCGTTATATGAATGCAGGACAAACCTGTATTTCAGCTAAACGCTTTATTGTGCAATCAGCAATAGCCGATCAATTTGTTGAACAATTTAAACAAGCGGTTAGTCAACTAACTTTGGGCGATCCTTTAGATTCTGCTACCACTTTAGCGCCCATGGCACGAGCTGATTTGCGCTCAGAATTACATCAACAGGTAAGTTATTCTCTTAAGCAGGGTGCTATTAGCCTATTGGGCTGTGAGCAAGGAGAGGGTAATTTCTACCAGGCTTCAATTTTGGCTAATGTAAAACCTGGTGTGCTAGCTTATCAGGAAGAAATATTTGGACCTGTTGCCAGCATAATTGAAGTGGCAGAT
It encodes:
- a CDS encoding D-amino acid dehydrogenase yields the protein MKVVVLGCGVIGVTTAYYLAKQGHQVVVVDRQPGPALETSFANAGQISPGYSAPWAAPGIPLKALKWMLQSHSPLVIHPQLDSLFLHWLWQMLANCTSKRYAINKARMVRLATYSKQCLVSLRESLALNFEGRELGTLQLFRTAKQLRAIDKDIKVLEQYQVPYERLDVAGCINIEPALSDQQHKIVGGLRLPYDETGDCYLFSQVLMEQAKQLGATFLFNKKILGINATSTEVKNLVLEEGVIDGDCYVVALGAYSPALLTWLGIKLPVYPVKGYSLTIPIQNTEMAPCSTVMDETYKVAVTRFDQRLRVGGTAELAGFDLSLQEARRKTLAYVVSDLFPNAGNVTDSEFWAGLRPMTPDGTPVVGSTSLTNLYLNTGHGTLGWTMCCGSAKLLADQITGNTPEIDPEGLAISRYSK
- the alr gene encoding alanine racemase, whose translation is MSRPTKAVVNLSAIRHNYQLAKQLTKQPALAVIKADAYGHGATAVALALQDIADGFAVACIEEALQLRRVGISQPVLLLEGFFTQDELAVIAEQQFACVVHNQWQLQALLAEPLSKPINVWLKFDSGMHRLGLSANDYLTAYQQLLHSPNVQQVICMTHLASADELTDPMTHDQLARFKQLVQPLNASVSVANSAAVLGWPETYLGWVRPGIMLYGASPFVKKQPDSATALQTAMTLQSSLIAIKTIKKGDTVGYGATYQAPETMYMGVVAIGYGDGYPRHARSGTPLLVNGVRCPLIGRVSMDMLAVDLRPVATNVQLNDPVVLWGGGELPAHEVAEWADTIAYELFTGITRRIKVEYMTNMSDL
- a CDS encoding NAD-dependent succinate-semialdehyde dehydrogenase, whose product is MKLQSVNPFNQELLDEFEVFDNNSLEQAITKADQAFNHWRQFTYSKRADALKRLASLLKKQRDSLAKLITCEMGKLYKEALAEVDKCALACEYYADNAEPMLAPVQVATDASRSYITYQPLGIIMAVMPWNFPFWQVFRFLVPVLMAGNTAVLKHASNVPQCALAIERLVKEAGLPEGCFRTLMIGSNKVEQIIADKRIKGVALTGSELAGRQVAKLAGYNLKKSVMELGGSDAFIVLDDADLNITIPTAVTSRYMNAGQTCISAKRFIVQSAIADQFVEQFKQAVSQLTLGDPLDSATTLAPMARADLRSELHQQVSYSLKQGAISLLGCEQGEGNFYQASILANVKPGVLAYQEEIFGPVASIIEVADEQEAIAVANDSAYGLGASVWSQDNERAEQLALSLEVGNAFINGLVKSDVRLPFGGIKRSGYGRELAAEGIKEFTNTKSIWIK